GGGCCGGTTACGTGACAGGGGCGGCTACGTGACAGGGGCGGTTAGATGATGCCGTTCCGAAGCTCTACAGAACGACCTCTCGTCATCAACCACCCACCGGCATACAATGGTCGCTCTTGCCCCACGAAATCGTTCTCGCCCATCACGGGCGAGCCGCACGACGGAGGACAAGCACATGGGTCGGAAAAACGGAGCGCTGGTGGCTGTGGCAGTGGGTGCGTTTCTCGCCGGGATGTTCGTCAATCCATACCGCGCGGCCGAAGCGCAAGCCATGAACCATGTCTACGAGCTGCGCACGTACACGACGCTCGAAGGCCAGCTGCCCGCGCTCCTGGAGCGATTCGGCGGGGGCGAGACGGACCTGTTCGAGAAACACGGCATGAGCGGCGTCGGTTACTGGGTGCCGCTCGACGAACCTGACTCCGAAAACACGCTGGTCTACATGCTGGCTCACGAAAGCCGGGAAGCCGCAGCAGCCTCGTGGCGGGCGTTCGGTGGCGATCCCGAGTGGACCGCCATGCGGGAGGCCTCGGGCCGTCTCGTGAGCAACGTCGTATCGGTGTTCTTGTCGCCCACGGACTTTTCGCCGGCCAGGTAAGACTCGGCGACTGGCCAGCTCCTCTTCACACGTGACGAGGTAGTGAGGAGAGATGGAGATCCTGGACAAGGTCATCGTGGTCACCGGCGCCGCCAGCGGCATCGGGAAAGCGCTGGCGGTGCGGTTCAGGGCCGAGGGGGCGAAGCAGATCGTCTCGGTGGACCTCGACGAAGCCGGCGCGCAGGCGACGGCGGAAGAAGTCGGCGGGATCGCCATGCGCGCAGACGTCGGCGAGGAGGCCGATGTGGCGAGCGTGATCGAGCGCACCGAAGCGGACGTCGGCCCCATCGACCTGTTCTGCTCCAACGCGGGGGTCGCGCTCGGCGCCGACCTCGAGGCGCCGAACGGCGAATGGCGAACGAGCTGGCACGTCAATGTGATGTCCCACGTGTATGCGGCGCGGCATGTGGTGCCCCGGATGATCGCGCGCGGTGGCGGGTACTTCCTCATCACCGCCTCCGCAGCGGGGCTGCTGAATCAGATTGGATTGGCAGCCTACGGCGTCACCAAGCACGCAGCGGTGGGATTCGGTGAGTGGCTCGCGATCACTCACGGACACGAGGGCATCGGAGTATCGCTCTTGTGTCCACAGGCAGTGCGCACAGCCATGACCGCGAACGCGAGCCCCGCCACCGCGGCCGCCGCTGGCGATGGCATGATGGAGCCCGAAGTCCTCACGGATTTCGTCGTGGTCGGGCTGCGCGAAGAGAGGTTC
The sequence above is a segment of the Gemmatimonadota bacterium genome. Coding sequences within it:
- a CDS encoding NIPSNAP family protein, coding for MFVNPYRAAEAQAMNHVYELRTYTTLEGQLPALLERFGGGETDLFEKHGMSGVGYWVPLDEPDSENTLVYMLAHESREAAAASWRAFGGDPEWTAMREASGRLVSNVVSVFLSPTDFSPAR
- a CDS encoding SDR family oxidoreductase, which codes for MEILDKVIVVTGAASGIGKALAVRFRAEGAKQIVSVDLDEAGAQATAEEVGGIAMRADVGEEADVASVIERTEADVGPIDLFCSNAGVALGADLEAPNGEWRTSWHVNVMSHVYAARHVVPRMIARGGGYFLITASAAGLLNQIGLAAYGVTKHAAVGFGEWLAITHGHEGIGVSLLCPQAVRTAMTANASPATAAAAGDGMMEPEVLTDFVVVGLREERFLILPHPEVLEYMRRKTDDYDRWIGGMNRLMQSLTGVEQGQ